Below is a window of Streptomyces sp. NBC_01429 DNA.
GCTGCTGGCCGTACGCCGCCTGCTGCGGCGGGGCGGCCTGCTGCTGGCCGTACTGGCGCTCGCCTACCGCCCTGACCTGGTTGTACGAAGTCCTGGGCACGCCGGGCTGCACGGCGGGACCCGGGTAGCCGTAACCGCCCTGGCGCCGCTGACCGGCCGCCGCGGCCTGGCCGTCCTCGTACAGGTAGCCGAACGGATCGTCGTCCTCGGGCTTGCTCGCGCCGTTGTTCCCGGCCGTCATCCCTGGTCACTCCTTACCATCTCGCCAGCGTCGCCGACCGGCCGAGCCTACCTCGTGCGGGTAAGACTACGGACGGATCTTGACGGGTGGCAGCCAGTCTGCGATCTCCGGGTGAAGAACGGATAGCGGACATGTCCCAGCCCTGTCCCGAACTTCGCGGAACCGCTTCCGCCGAGGCCGTCGCGTCAGGCGCGAGGGCCCGGCCGTTCCGTTATCCCGCCCGCCGGTGCACCTTGCTCCGCGAGCGTTTCTCCACGTACATCCGCTGGTCGGCCGATTGCAGCACTTCCTCCACCGACATTCCACAACTCGCCCAGCTGATACCGAAGCTCGCCCCGACCCGCACCGCCCGGCCGTCGACCCTGATCGGCGGGATGATCGCGTTGCGCAGCCGTACGGCGAGATCGGCGGCGTCCGCCGCGCCGAGACCGTCAGCGAGCACGACGAACTCGTCGCCGCCGAGCCGGGCGACGGTGTCCCCGTCCCGTACGCCCGTGGTGAGCCGGCGCGCGACCTCGATCAGCACCTCGTCGCCGGTGTTGTGGCCGAACCGGTCGTTGATCGACTTGAAGCCGTCGAGGTCGCAGAAGAGGACCGCGAGGCCCTTCGTGCCGTCGTCGCCCTCGCCCTCGCCCTCGCCGGGCGCGGTCAGATGCACATGGTGCTCGAAGGGGCCGCCGCGCATTCCGCCGCGCGGGCCCGCCTTCTCCTCGTACCCGTCGTAACTCTCGTAGCCGCCGTACCCGTCATAGCCGTCGTACGGGTCGTAGCCGGGCTCGTGGAGCACCGTGCCGTCGTACCCCCCGTACGCGGCGTCCAGGGCCTCGACGGCGGTCTCGCGCATGGCGTGGGGGCGCGAACAGAGCCGGGCGCTGAGGCGGGAGCGCAGTTCGGCGCTGTTCGGCAGGCCGGTGAGCGAGTCGTGCGAGGCGCGGTGGGCCAGCTGGAGTTCGCGGCCCTTGCGCTCCTCGATGTCCTCGACGTGGGTGAGCAGCAGCCGGGGGCCGTCCGTGGTGTCCGCCACGACCGAGTTGCGCAGCGAGACCCAGACGTACGTGTTGTCGCGGCGGGCGAGGCGCAGCTCGGCGCGGCCGCCCTCGGCCGAGGTGCGCAGCAGCGTGCCGATGTCCTCGGGGTGGACGAGGTCGGCGAAGGAGTAACGGCGCATCGCGGAGGCCGGGCGGCCCAGCAGCCGGCAGAGCGCGTCGTTGGTGCGGAGCAGCCGGCCGTGCTGGTCGCCGCCCATCTCGGCGATGGCCATGCCGCTGGGCGCGTACTCGAATGCCTGCCGGAAGGATTCCTCACTGGCGCGCAGCGCCTGCTGCTCGCGCTCCAGCCGGACGAGGGCGCGCTGCATGTTTGCTCGGAGCCGGGCGTTGCTGATCGCAATGGCCGCCTGGGACGCGTACATCTGGAGCGCTTCCTGCCCCCAGGGCCCGGGCCGGCGGCCGCCGCGCGGCCGGTCGACGGATATGACGCCGAGCAGCTCGCCCCCGCCGCCCATGGCGTGCGCCGGGGGGTCCTTGCGGGCGGCGGCGTACATGGGGGCGTACAGGCGGTCCTGCGGATGCCACTCGTCCTCGAAGCGGGGGTAGGGACCCTCGGTGAACCACTGGGGGACGTCGTCCTCCGACAGCACCCAGCCCTCGGTGTGCGGTATGAACCGCAGATCGCCCCAGCGCTCGCCCATCGTGAGCCGCCGCTCCCAGGAGCCCCGGGAGCCGACACGGCCGGTGATCAGGGATTCGGCGGCGGCGCTGCCGGCGAAGGCGGCGACGACGAGATCACCGTCCGCCTGAACGACGTTGACGCAGGCGAGTTGGTAGCCGAGTCCGCTGATGACGCCGTCGGCGACGGTCTGCAAGGTGTCCGCCAGGCTGCGCGCCGTGTTGAGTTCGCCGATGGCCGCATGCAGCTGCCGCATGGTCGCAAGGCGGACGTAAGGCTCCGACTCGGTCTCCATTGCTCGCTCTCCCCGAGACCTCGACAACAACTCCAGGATTCGCATCGGCTCTCGTGTTGCAGGGTCTTCGCCACTGAATCACAGGGTGCTGTGCGCCCGGTACACAGGGTCAACAAATACCCGCCTCTGTGAGTCAAGTCACATCGGCCACACGTGGGTGGATCCCCAGGTGGGAGCATGCCAATGGTGTTTTTGAACGCAAACTCGGGTGGTGGCGGGCTTGCGTTCCGCGCTGTTTCCGGTCACCGGTCGGGCTTCCGGAGCCCTGGTCCTAGGACCAGGCTGGTCCCCTGGCCCGATGCGGCCGGGGGACCGTCGAGACTAGCGTCTCCTGCGTGTCCCAGACGAGTCCCGCCCCCCGTACCGAAGCCACCGCCCATGCCGAGGAGGGTATTTCCCGCGCCGGGGAGGCCGCCCCGCAAGCGGTGCCGCAGGCCATCTCCCGGGCCGTTCCTCCGGCCGTCCCCCAGGCCGGGGAAGCCATCCCCCATGCTGAGGGGGTGAGCAACGACGAGTTCCGCGCCGCCCTCGCCCGGCTGGCGGCGGGTGTGGTGCTGGTGACGGCGCACGAACCCGCCCTGAGCGCGGACGGACCGCGCGGCGAGGACGCCGGGATGACGGCGACCGCCTTCATGTCGGTCTCGCTGGACCCGCCCCTGGTGCTGGTCAGCGTGCGCAACGGCTCCCGGATGGACGACCTGCTCCTCGAACAGCCGCTGTGGGCCGCCTCCTTGCTCACCGAGAACCAGCGGCAGATCGCGGGCCGGTTCTCGATGAAGGGGCGGATCAGCGACCGGCTGCTCTTCGCGGACACGTCCTACCGGAGGGGCGAGCTGAGCGGGGCGCCGCTGATCGAGGGCGCGCTGGCGACGCTGGAGTGCCGTACGGAGCAGCGCGTCGAGGCGGGTGACCACACGCTGGTGATCGGCAGGGTGCTGGCGGCGGAGCTGCCGGGCGGCAACGGGGACCCGCTGATGTACTTCAAGGGGCGCTACCGGCAGTTGGGGCAGTAGGGGGTGTACGGCCGGACGGGGTGTACGGCCGGACGGAGTGTACGGCCGGACGGAGTGGCACCGGACGCAGTGGCGAGGAGCCGGGCAGGCGGCCCGTAGCCGCTGCCTGCTGGCTCCTCGCCTCTGGCTCCTGGCTCCTACGACCAGTCGCGCCCGGTCCTGCCCCGCTTCGTGTCGGCGCGCTGCTTCTTCTCCCGCAGCCTGCGCTCATTGATGCCGCGCGGGATCTTCGTCTTCCGGCGCGTTCGCGGCGGCGGCGCGGTGGCCTCCGCCAGCAGGGCGGCGAGCCGTACGGACGCCGCTTCGCGGTTGCGCCACTGGGAGCGGTGCTCCGACGCGCGTACGGTGATCACGCCGCCCACCAGCCTGCTCGCGAGCCGCTCCAGGGCCCGCTCCTTCCAGACCGGCGGCAGCGCCTGCGTCTTCGCGAGGTCGAAGCTCAGCTCCACCTGCGAGTCGCTGGTGTTGACGTGCTGGCCGCCGGGCCCCGACGAGCGCGAGAAACGCCAGGTCAGCTCGGCCTCCGGCAGGGAGACCGAACCTCGGATGACATGAGTGGGCCCGGACATGTGTCCATGGTCCCGTGTCCGGGCCGTTCCCGTCACCATCTTTTCCCGAGCACCCGTTCGGGGGCTTCGCCACGCCCGCGCCCGGGGACCGGCGGTAACCGGCGGTGACCGGCCGGGGAGAGCCGACTTCGGGCCAATCGCCTGCCTCGGGTAAAGAAAGTAAAGAGGCTGGAACCTCCTGGTCCTCTGCCCGCGTTATGGCGGGTGACGGTAACTTCGGGACCGCTCGAAGTCCGCACACGACAACGAAAGGGACATCCCATGGCTGTAAGCCTGTCCAAGGGTGGCAACGTCTCCCTCACCAAGGAGGCGCCGGGCCTCACGGCCGTCACGGTCGGCCTCGGCTGGGACGTCCGCACCACCACCGGCACCGACTTCGACCTCGACGCCTCGGCGATCGCGGTGGACGCGGCCGGGAAGGTCGTCTCCGACGGCCACTTCGTCTTCTTCAACAACAAGTCGACGCCGGACCAGACGATCGTCCACACCGGTGACAACACCACCGGCGAGGGCGAGGGCGACGACGAGTCGATCAAGGTCAACCTGGCGGGCCTGCCGGCCGAGGTCGACAAGATCGTCTTCCCGGTCTCCATCTACGACGCCGAGACCCGCAGCCAGAACTTCGGCCAGGTCCGGAACGCGTTCATCCGCATCATCAACCAGGCCGGTGACGTGGAGATCGCCCGCTACGACCTGAGCGAGGACGCCGCCACCGAGACCGCCATGGTCTTCGGCGAGCTGTACCGCAACGGCGCGGAGTGGAAGTTCCGCGCGGTCGGCCAGGGCTACGCCTCGGGCCTCGTCGGCATCGCCACGGACTTCGGCGTGAACCTCTGACGTCCCCGTAGTCCCTACCGGGCCTCCGCCGCCGCGCGTCCGGCGGCGGAGGCCCGGTGCTGTCCGCCCGTACCCCCGCCCGTCCGTACACCGGCCCCACTCTCGTCCGCGCCGCACCGGTGCTCAGTCGCGGGGCGGCTTGTCCTGCCCGTACAGCCACGCCTTCCAGAGGGCGCCGAGGTCCTTGCCGGACTGCCGCTCGACGTACGCCGTGAAGTCGGCCGTGTCGGCGTTGCCATGGCGGTGCGTCCGGGCCCAGCCGCGCACGATGCGGAAGAAGGCGGCGTCGCCGACGGCCTCGCGTACCCGCTGGAGCACCATGGCGCCCCGCCCGTACACGGGCGGCTCCGAGAGGTCCGCCGCCGAGGGCGGGACGGCCGGCGGGAAGGCCCAGTTCGCCTCGTCGCCGTACGCCTGCGCGAAGCTGTCCAGGACCGGCACGTCCCCGGTGTCCGCCAGCCAGAGCCACTCCGCGTAGGTGGCGAAGCCCTCGCTGAGCCACATGTCCCGCCAGGACTTGGGCGTCACCGAGTCGCCGAACCACTGGTGGGCCAGCTCGTGGACCAGCGTCCCGGTGTCGGTCGGGCCCGGCAGGAAGGGCCTGGTCTGGGTCTCCAGGGCGTATCCCGCCTGGCCGGGCCTCCCGATGATCAGGCCGGTGGAGGAGAAGGGGTAGGCGCCGAAGTTCTTCTCGCCCCACTTCATGATCCCGGGGATCGCGGCGAGCAGCTTCGCGCTGTCGTCGGCGGTGGCCGGGTCGTCGGCGACGGCCTGATCGACGGCGGTGTAGCTGGGAACCGCGCCCTTCGCGCCGCTTGCTCCCCCGGCTCCCTCGGCTCTCCCGGCTCCCTCGGCTCCCCCGGCTCCTTTCGTCTCCCGGGTCTTGTACGGGCCGATGGCCACCGTGGCGAGATAGCTCGCCATCGGCTCCGGCGCGTGCCAGACGAAGGCGGTGCGCCCGGCCTTCGTGCGCTCGCTCCTCAACTCGCCGTTGGAGATGGCCTTCAGACCCGCCGGGACAGTGATCCGGATGTCGTACGACGCCTTGTCGCTCGGGTGGTGATTGCCCGGGAACCAGGCCATCGACCCCGTCGGCTCCCCCAGCGCGACCGCTCTCCCGTCCGACCGGAGCCAGCCCTCCTCCGACCCGTCGGGGTCGGTGATCCGGCGCGGGACGCCGGAGTAGCGGACGACCGTACGGAAGGTGTCGCCCCGGCCGAGGCTCTCGCGGGGGCGCAGCGTCAGCTCCGTACCGGCGCGGTGGACGGCGGCCTCCGTGCCGTCGACGGTCGCCGAGTCGACCGTCATCCCGGCGAAGTCGAGACGGAACGAGCCGAGGTCCTGGGTGGCGCGGGCGGTGATCTCGGCGGTGCCGCTGAGCCGGCCGGTGGCGGGGGTGTAGTCGAGGGTCAGCCCGTAGTGCCGGACGTCGTAGCCGCCGTTGCCGAGCCGGGGAAAGTACGGATCGCCGAGACCGTCGGCACCGGCCGGGGCACCGCTGACGGGAGCACCGCTGACGGGGGCGCCGTCGCCGGTGCAGCCCGTGAGGACGAGCAGGAGTAGGAGAGGAGTCGTCGGGCGTCGGAGCACCCGGCGATCGTAGAGGCGACCGCCCCTGTCACGCCCCGGCCGGACTCAGAACGCGCCGGTGTCCAGCTCGAATCCGAACGGCTCGGGCAGCGGAACCGCCTCGGACAGCTTGTACGACTCCTTGCGCCGGTAGGCATCACCGACGGGGACGGTGCACAGGACGGCCTGATCCGCTTCCCTGTCGATGAGCAAGTAGACGGGGATCCCGGCGCGGGCGTAGCCGCGGATCTTCACGCCCCGGTCGTTCGCCCCCGTCGAGCGCGAGGTCACCTCGGCGACCAGCAGCGCGGGGGCCGGATCATGGTATTCAAACTCGTCCGCGAAACTCCCCTTCGATGCGATCACGAGGTCGGGGATGACCCTGCCGCTGGCCGAGGCGCCTGGGACGATGAGGCCGATGCCCGTGTATGTCCGGAGCTGAAGATCTTTACTGCGTCGCGCGACCTGAATCGTCATCTCAGAAACGAATTCTTCGTGTTCGCCGTTGGCCGGAGGCACCACGTGGATCTCCCCTTCGATCAATTCCACGCGCCACCCCTCAGGGGCAGCCGCACTGAATACGTCGAAGGCTGCTTCTACCGCCATGGCCGGGACCCTTCCCTTGAGCTTTCCGAGCAGACGCTTGTAGGCGAGTTCGTCGTCCTCGCCTTCGTATCGCTCGTACGGTTCGTTCGACTTGTACGGCTCGTTCGACTCGTACGGCTCGTGTTCCGGAACAGGCAGTGCCACGGCGGACTCCTTCGCACACAGAGCGACACTGCCAGCCTAGGCCGCACCACCGGGGAGCCAGCCGTCAGCGTTCACTCGAACGTGCGAGCGGTGACGTTTCTGCTGGCCAGCGCGGTACGGGTCACGCGAATGACTCCGTGGCCCGGTCACCCGTTCGGCCATGACACCATCAAGCCCGTGCTCGACATCGGCTACTCCCTCTCCCGCCGCTTCCCCGACCCTCCGCAGACCGACTACCGCCAGGCGGACGTACGGGCGCTGCGTCACGACCTGTTCTGCGGGGACGTCTATCTCGCGGACACCGTCGCGGACCGCGAGGTGTCCACGGCCTGGGGATGGGTGCCGGTGCTCGACTTCGCCTGGGCGCTGTGCGACATCGTCGAGCAGCTCGACCGCGACCCGCGCGGCAGCCGGGCCGCCAGACCCCAGTACGCCGAGCTGGACTTCACCGAGTCGGCGGACCGGATGCTCTTCCAGCGGCGCTTCGGCTGGGTCGATGTCGAGGCCGACTGGATGCACGGCGACGAGCCGCCGCTCACCTTCGGCCACCGGCTGCTGCGGCGCGAGGCGCGCGACTTCCTGCACGATCTGATCGCGGATCTGGCCGACATGCACGAGGGTCTGGCCGACAACCCGATCATCTGGGACCTTCAGTCCCGCTTCCCTCGCAACTGACCCCCTCACCGCCCCCCTCACTCAGCGAACACACAGTGGACACACAGTCCACTCATCGTTTTCCGCGTTGCCCCGCGTACATCCCGCACCACCGGGCACACGCTTGATTGCGGGGGTACCGCCGGGAACCGGGCGACCGCTTCCTCCCCCCACAGAAGGCGTACCCCCACAGCACCGCCGAGGCCCCGATCTCTCCCCCCGGATCGGGGCCTCCGGTCATTCCCGGCCCCGGGCCGTACGCAGGCCCCCGCGGCCCGCCGCCCTCAGTCCTCCACCCGCACGCCGATCTGCGCCGCGAACGCCGGGGCCAGCTGGAGCAGTTGCGCCGAGCTGATCACCGCGCCCGCCAGCCGGTCGAGCCCACGGGCGATGTCCAGCTCGGCGACCGTCCGCAGATCGACGTCCTTCATCCGCACCCCGCTCAGGTCCGCGCGCCTGATCACGCAGTCGCGGAACTCGACCCGCTCCAGCTCCGCGCCCCCGAAGTCCGGCTCCGACAGGACGACGCCCTCGAACACCACGTCCCTGAGGCGGGACTTGCGCAGATTCAGGTAGTCGATCTTCCCGCCCTTGATGAGCACCCGCTCCAGCACCGCGCCGTGCAACTGCACGCCGCCCAGCCGCGCGTCCACCACCTCGACGTCGCGCAGCGACGCCCCCGACAGGTCCGTGCCCACGCCCCGGACTCCGCTCAGCACGGAATCGACGAAGCGCGCCCGGCCGAGCGCCGTCTCGTCCAGCCCGCAGTCGCGCAGCGCGCAGTCGATGAACCGCGCCCCCGGCCCCTCCTGTCCTCCCAGGTCGAGGTCCTTGAACTCCAGTCCGTCATAGTCGCCGTCCGGCTCCAGTCCGCCGCCGTACGGGCTGAGTGGTGGCAGCCGCACCTCCGCGCGCTTCGCCGCAGGAGCCCCGCTCTTGGTCGTCTTACGTGCCATGTCCCCATGGTGACGTACACCTCTGACAACACGCCCATGTCACATGCGGACGACCGGTTCACGTCACAGCGGAGACGGACCGATGCACAGGGCCCACGCACAGGGCCGACGCAGATACACAGAGCCGGTGCACACGACGGAGGAGAGACACGGACCATGGATTCCAGTCAGCGCGTCACTGTCGTCGGAGGCGGCCTCGCGGGGCTCGCCGCCGCCATCACCGCCGCCGAGTCGGGCGTACCCGTCACCCTGTACGAGGGCCACCGCACCCTCGGCGGCCGGGCCCGTACGTCCGAGGGCCCGTACCTCACCAACGAGGGGCCGCACGCCCTCTACCGCCACGGTCCGCACTGGGCCTGGCTGCGGCACCGCGGGCTGCTCGACCCCATGGCAAGCTCGCCGCCGCGCGAGGTGCCCCGGATCCGCTTCCACCGGGGCGGGGTCCTGCGCAGGACCCCGCCCCCGGGGCTGATCGCCCTCAGCCGTCGCGGGGTGGGGCGGGCGCCGGCCGACATCGACTTCATGACGTGGGCGACCGCGACGGCGGGGCGCGAGACCGCCCGCGCCGCCGCGCATTACGTCGCCGTCGCGCTCTTCCACCACGATCCGGGCGCGCTGTCCGCCGCCTTCGTCCAGGAGCGGCTGCGCCGGGCCGCCGCGTTCCCGCCCGAGGCGCGTTTCCCGGTCGGCGGCTGGGGCCGGCTGGTCGACCGGATGGCCGGGCGCGCCACGGAGCTGGGCGTACGGATCGAGACGGCCGCCCGGATCGACGCCCTCCCCGGGCACAGCGCCCAGGACGCGCCGGTGATCGTCGCGACCTCGCTGGAAGCGGCCCGCCGCCTCCTCAAGGACGACGGCCTGTCCTGGACCGGCGGCCGGACGGCGCTGCTGGATCTGGCGCTGCGCGCGGACCGTGCGGGTCGCCGGAACCGTACGGTCCGCAAGCGCGAGCGTACGGACGAGCACGGTCCGCTCTTCGTCTCGGACCTCGACGCCCCGGGCTGGCTCGAACGCTTCACCGCGCACGATCCGACCCTGGCCCCGGCCGGGGAGCAACTGCTCCAGGGGCAGTTCCCCATCGGCCCCGGCCAGTCGCGCGCCGACGGCGTCGCGCGCGGCGAGCACCTGCTCGACCTGGGGTTCCCCGGCTGGCGCGAGCGCGTCGTATGGCGGTGCGAGTCCCTCGCGACCGGCCGTACGGGCGCGGTCGACCCGCCGGGCACCACTTGGCGGGACCGGCCCCGTATCGACCGGGGCGACGGCGTCTATCTCGCGGGCGACCAGGTGGCGGCGCCGGGAGTGCTCAGCGAGGTGTCCTTCAACAGCGGCATCGAGGCGGCGACGCTGGCGGTGCGGCGGCTGGGACGGCGGGAACGGCAGGGGCTTGACCTCAAGGGCGCTTGAGGTCGGAGGCTGATCCGGCGGGCGGCACACCGCCGTATCCACGCCCCGCGCCCGCCGCCGCACACCGTCCGCCGACTCGCATCCGTCCGTCGACCCGCACCCGCCCGTCGGCCCACTCCGCCCGTCGGCCCACATCAGGGAGCCCCGTCATGCATGCCGTCCGCCTCCACGCCTTCGGTCCCGCCGAGAACCTCCGGTACGAGCGCGCCGACGACCCCGTCCCCGGTCCCGGCCAGGTGCGGATCGCCGTCACCGCCGCCGGGGTCCACCTCCTGGACACCGCGCTGCGCCAGGGCATGACCGGCCCGTACCCCGCCCCCGCCGAGCTGCCCACCGTCCCCGGCCGCGAGGTCGCCGGTACGGTCGAGTCGCTCGGCGAGGGCGTGGCCGCCGACCTGCTCGGCAAGCGCGTCGTGGCACACCTGGGGATGGTCCCTGGCGGTTACGCCGAACTCGCCGTCACCGATACCGGCCGGCTCCACGAGATCCCGGACGACCTCGACGAGGCCGAGGCCGTCGCCATGATCGGAACGGGCCGTACGGCCATGGGCATCCTCCTGTTCGCGGACCTCGGCGCCGGTGACATCGCGCTCGTACCGGCCGCCGCCGGCGGTATCGGCACCCTCCTCGTGCAGTACGGGAAGAACGTCGACGCCACCGTCATCGGCCTCGCGGGCGGCCCGGCCAAGGTCACCCGGGTGGCCGAGAACGGCGCCGACCTCGCCGTGGACTACACCCTCCCCGACTGGCCCGACCGCGTACGCCGCTTCCTGCGCGACCGGCACGGCGACCGGGGCGCGACCGTCGTCTTCGACTCCGTCGGCGGGGCGACCGGGCTGGCGGCCGTCGACCTCCTCGCCAAGGGCGGCAAGCACCTCGTCTTCGGCTGGTCGGGGAAGGGCCCGCACGACGGGGCGCCGCTGACCTTCACCGCCGAGGAACTGGCGGAGCGCGGCATCACCTCCGGGTCCGTCCTCGGCCCGGCCATGATCGAGAAGGCGGGCGGCAGCCTTCGCGCCCTCGAAGAACGTTCCCTGGCCGAGGCGGAGTCCGGCCGCCTCCGTCCCGCCGTACAGCGCTTCCCTCTCGCCCAGGCGGCACAGGCCCACCGCGCGCTGGAGACGCGGGGCACGATGGGCAAGGTGGTCCTGGAGCCGTAGCCACGGAGCCGCAGCCGCAGATCCGCAGCCGTGAAGCCGTGAACCCGGAGCCGTCACGCCGGGGCGGCGCGGGAAGCGGGCGTGGCCGATTCGTGGTGTTCTGTGCAGATGTA
It encodes the following:
- the cdgB gene encoding diguanylate cyclase CdgB; the protein is METESEPYVRLATMRQLHAAIGELNTARSLADTLQTVADGVISGLGYQLACVNVVQADGDLVVAAFAGSAAAESLITGRVGSRGSWERRLTMGERWGDLRFIPHTEGWVLSEDDVPQWFTEGPYPRFEDEWHPQDRLYAPMYAAARKDPPAHAMGGGGELLGVISVDRPRGGRRPGPWGQEALQMYASQAAIAISNARLRANMQRALVRLEREQQALRASEESFRQAFEYAPSGMAIAEMGGDQHGRLLRTNDALCRLLGRPASAMRRYSFADLVHPEDIGTLLRTSAEGGRAELRLARRDNTYVWVSLRNSVVADTTDGPRLLLTHVEDIEERKGRELQLAHRASHDSLTGLPNSAELRSRLSARLCSRPHAMRETAVEALDAAYGGYDGTVLHEPGYDPYDGYDGYGGYESYDGYEEKAGPRGGMRGGPFEHHVHLTAPGEGEGEGDDGTKGLAVLFCDLDGFKSINDRFGHNTGDEVLIEVARRLTTGVRDGDTVARLGGDEFVVLADGLGAADAADLAVRLRNAIIPPIRVDGRAVRVGASFGISWASCGMSVEEVLQSADQRMYVEKRSRSKVHRRAG
- a CDS encoding flavin reductase family protein, whose product is MSRAVPPAVPQAGEAIPHAEGVSNDEFRAALARLAAGVVLVTAHEPALSADGPRGEDAGMTATAFMSVSLDPPLVLVSVRNGSRMDDLLLEQPLWAASLLTENQRQIAGRFSMKGRISDRLLFADTSYRRGELSGAPLIEGALATLECRTEQRVEAGDHTLVIGRVLAAELPGGNGDPLMYFKGRYRQLGQ
- the arfB gene encoding alternative ribosome rescue aminoacyl-tRNA hydrolase ArfB, with the translated sequence MSGPTHVIRGSVSLPEAELTWRFSRSSGPGGQHVNTSDSQVELSFDLAKTQALPPVWKERALERLASRLVGGVITVRASEHRSQWRNREAASVRLAALLAEATAPPPRTRRKTKIPRGINERRLREKKQRADTKRGRTGRDWS
- a CDS encoding TerD family protein, with translation MAVSLSKGGNVSLTKEAPGLTAVTVGLGWDVRTTTGTDFDLDASAIAVDAAGKVVSDGHFVFFNNKSTPDQTIVHTGDNTTGEGEGDDESIKVNLAGLPAEVDKIVFPVSIYDAETRSQNFGQVRNAFIRIINQAGDVEIARYDLSEDAATETAMVFGELYRNGAEWKFRAVGQGYASGLVGIATDFGVNL
- a CDS encoding M1 family metallopeptidase, with the translated sequence MLRRPTTPLLLLLVLTGCTGDGAPVSGAPVSGAPAGADGLGDPYFPRLGNGGYDVRHYGLTLDYTPATGRLSGTAEITARATQDLGSFRLDFAGMTVDSATVDGTEAAVHRAGTELTLRPRESLGRGDTFRTVVRYSGVPRRITDPDGSEEGWLRSDGRAVALGEPTGSMAWFPGNHHPSDKASYDIRITVPAGLKAISNGELRSERTKAGRTAFVWHAPEPMASYLATVAIGPYKTRETKGAGGAEGAGRAEGAGGASGAKGAVPSYTAVDQAVADDPATADDSAKLLAAIPGIMKWGEKNFGAYPFSSTGLIIGRPGQAGYALETQTRPFLPGPTDTGTLVHELAHQWFGDSVTPKSWRDMWLSEGFATYAEWLWLADTGDVPVLDSFAQAYGDEANWAFPPAVPPSAADLSEPPVYGRGAMVLQRVREAVGDAAFFRIVRGWARTHRHGNADTADFTAYVERQSGKDLGALWKAWLYGQDKPPRD
- a CDS encoding Uma2 family endonuclease, which codes for MAVEAAFDVFSAAAPEGWRVELIEGEIHVVPPANGEHEEFVSEMTIQVARRSKDLQLRTYTGIGLIVPGASASGRVIPDLVIASKGSFADEFEYHDPAPALLVAEVTSRSTGANDRGVKIRGYARAGIPVYLLIDREADQAVLCTVPVGDAYRRKESYKLSEAVPLPEPFGFELDTGAF
- a CDS encoding pentapeptide repeat-containing protein, whose protein sequence is MARKTTKSGAPAAKRAEVRLPPLSPYGGGLEPDGDYDGLEFKDLDLGGQEGPGARFIDCALRDCGLDETALGRARFVDSVLSGVRGVGTDLSGASLRDVEVVDARLGGVQLHGAVLERVLIKGGKIDYLNLRKSRLRDVVFEGVVLSEPDFGGAELERVEFRDCVIRRADLSGVRMKDVDLRTVAELDIARGLDRLAGAVISSAQLLQLAPAFAAQIGVRVED
- a CDS encoding FAD-dependent oxidoreductase, coding for MDSSQRVTVVGGGLAGLAAAITAAESGVPVTLYEGHRTLGGRARTSEGPYLTNEGPHALYRHGPHWAWLRHRGLLDPMASSPPREVPRIRFHRGGVLRRTPPPGLIALSRRGVGRAPADIDFMTWATATAGRETARAAAHYVAVALFHHDPGALSAAFVQERLRRAAAFPPEARFPVGGWGRLVDRMAGRATELGVRIETAARIDALPGHSAQDAPVIVATSLEAARRLLKDDGLSWTGGRTALLDLALRADRAGRRNRTVRKRERTDEHGPLFVSDLDAPGWLERFTAHDPTLAPAGEQLLQGQFPIGPGQSRADGVARGEHLLDLGFPGWRERVVWRCESLATGRTGAVDPPGTTWRDRPRIDRGDGVYLAGDQVAAPGVLSEVSFNSGIEAATLAVRRLGRRERQGLDLKGA
- a CDS encoding zinc-binding dehydrogenase is translated as MHAVRLHAFGPAENLRYERADDPVPGPGQVRIAVTAAGVHLLDTALRQGMTGPYPAPAELPTVPGREVAGTVESLGEGVAADLLGKRVVAHLGMVPGGYAELAVTDTGRLHEIPDDLDEAEAVAMIGTGRTAMGILLFADLGAGDIALVPAAAGGIGTLLVQYGKNVDATVIGLAGGPAKVTRVAENGADLAVDYTLPDWPDRVRRFLRDRHGDRGATVVFDSVGGATGLAAVDLLAKGGKHLVFGWSGKGPHDGAPLTFTAEELAERGITSGSVLGPAMIEKAGGSLRALEERSLAEAESGRLRPAVQRFPLAQAAQAHRALETRGTMGKVVLEP